In one Brevibacillus composti genomic region, the following are encoded:
- the rpoD gene encoding RNA polymerase sigma factor RpoD yields the protein MNKQNITSDMEAVSIEQVKEQLVELGKKRGALSYKEIVDRISGFEQDSDQMDEFFEYLGDQGIEVNNDSDDDEEVDDMIMKDEENDNEEFDFDDLSVPPGIKINDPVRMYLKEIGRVPLLSAEEEIKLANRIEQGDEEAKRRLAEANLRLVVSIAKRYVGRGMLFLDLIQEGNMGLIKAVEKFDYRKGFKFSTYATWWIRQAITRAIADQARTIRIPVHMVETINKLIRVSRQLLQELGREPTPEEIAEKMDLTPEKVREIMKIAQEPVSLETPIGEEDDSHLGDFIEDQDALEPSDAAAYELLKEQLEDVLDTLTDREENVLRLRFGLDDGRTRTLEEVGKVFGVTRERIRQIEAKALRKLRHPSRSKRLKDFLE from the coding sequence ATGAACAAGCAAAACATCACTTCAGATATGGAAGCTGTGTCCATTGAACAGGTGAAGGAACAACTGGTTGAATTGGGAAAGAAACGCGGTGCGTTGTCCTATAAGGAAATTGTAGACCGCATCTCCGGGTTTGAACAGGATTCCGACCAGATGGATGAGTTTTTCGAGTATCTGGGTGATCAAGGCATCGAGGTCAACAATGACAGCGATGATGATGAAGAAGTGGACGATATGATCATGAAAGATGAGGAAAACGACAACGAGGAGTTCGACTTCGACGATCTCTCCGTACCGCCCGGAATCAAGATCAACGACCCTGTACGGATGTATTTGAAAGAAATCGGCCGCGTTCCTCTGCTCTCCGCTGAAGAGGAGATTAAACTGGCGAACCGAATCGAACAGGGAGATGAGGAAGCCAAGCGGCGTCTGGCCGAAGCCAACCTGCGACTGGTTGTATCGATTGCCAAGCGCTACGTGGGACGGGGAATGTTGTTCCTCGACTTGATTCAGGAAGGCAATATGGGCTTGATCAAAGCCGTTGAGAAGTTTGATTATCGGAAGGGATTCAAGTTCAGCACCTATGCCACTTGGTGGATTCGTCAGGCCATCACCCGCGCTATCGCCGACCAGGCCCGTACCATTCGGATTCCCGTGCATATGGTGGAGACGATTAATAAGCTGATTCGCGTATCCCGCCAATTGCTGCAGGAGCTGGGGCGCGAACCCACCCCGGAAGAGATCGCCGAGAAAATGGACCTCACTCCGGAAAAAGTGCGGGAAATCATGAAGATCGCACAGGAGCCCGTCTCGCTGGAAACCCCGATAGGGGAAGAAGACGACTCCCACCTGGGAGATTTTATCGAAGATCAAGATGCGCTGGAGCCCTCTGACGCAGCTGCATATGAGCTGTTGAAAGAGCAGCTGGAGGACGTGCTGGATACGTTGACGGATCGGGAAGAAAACGTGCTTCGCCTCCGCTTTGGACTGGACGACGGACGGACGCGGACACTGGAAGAAGTGGGGAAGGTGTTCGGCGTTACGCGTGAGCGGATCAGGCAGATCGAAGCCAAAGCGCTTCGCAAACTCCGCCATCCGAGCCGCAGCAAACGCTTAAAAGATTTTCTCGAATAA
- the dnaG gene encoding DNA primase — MAGGNSADFVTQVRAATDIVDLIGEYLQLRKSGRAYLGLCPFHSEKTPSFNVNAERQFFHCFGCGAGGDVFSFLMRMEQLTFPEALHKLAERAGIALPQAQEVEADPEQKAKQLMLEAHQLVSKLYHYVLTETPYGQEAMKYLVKRGLTRQTIEEFQIGFAPDSWNFVTSFLQNRKFSLDQMVEAGLLAKSEAGKVFDRFRGRIIFPIHNSQGNVIGFGGRAMDGSAPAKYLNSPESPLFNKSTTLFNLHRARPFIRKRKQALLFEGYVDVISAWQAGFPQGIATLGTALTEQQARMIRRNTESVILCYDGDAAGQEATAKAIQLLQQAGVVVRVAPLPQGSDPDDYIRQHGADAFSQQVLLQAMPVTAFRLKHLRARHVIQDETDQKQFIEKAIEIVNELDSPVERDLYLRQLAEEHSLTLDAIKWESRRLYKQQKSERQRDKVTPPWNNSINNGKVTLAKTLPPAHYTAERMLLGYMMRHRHIADRVQAECTGSFQVDEHDALAAYLYAYFAEGLPEDPGQFIHYLQDEELKQLASGLAMMECRDDVSDQEIGDYIKQVNHYPQRAELERLREEQRSLHMQAAAADSEEARRELEIQAAVVGMKILELENALKEG, encoded by the coding sequence ATGGCTGGTGGCAATTCAGCTGATTTTGTTACCCAAGTCCGTGCCGCTACAGATATCGTAGATTTGATCGGAGAATATCTCCAGCTGCGAAAAAGCGGCCGAGCATATTTAGGCTTGTGTCCGTTCCACTCGGAAAAGACACCCTCCTTTAATGTCAATGCGGAGCGACAATTTTTTCATTGCTTTGGATGCGGGGCAGGTGGAGATGTCTTTTCCTTTTTAATGAGGATGGAGCAGTTAACCTTTCCGGAAGCTCTCCACAAGCTGGCCGAGAGGGCAGGCATAGCGCTTCCCCAGGCGCAGGAAGTGGAAGCGGATCCGGAACAGAAAGCCAAACAGCTCATGCTGGAAGCTCATCAGTTGGTCAGCAAGCTCTATCACTACGTCCTGACGGAGACGCCATACGGTCAGGAAGCGATGAAGTACCTGGTCAAGCGGGGATTAACGAGACAGACGATCGAGGAATTCCAGATCGGATTTGCCCCGGATTCCTGGAACTTTGTCACCTCCTTTCTGCAAAACCGGAAGTTTTCGCTGGACCAGATGGTGGAGGCGGGCTTGCTTGCCAAAAGCGAAGCCGGCAAGGTATTCGACCGGTTTCGCGGGCGCATCATCTTTCCCATTCACAATTCACAGGGAAACGTCATCGGTTTCGGTGGCAGGGCGATGGATGGTTCGGCACCTGCCAAATATCTGAACAGCCCGGAGAGTCCCCTTTTCAACAAGAGCACCACACTGTTCAATCTCCATCGTGCCCGTCCATTCATTCGCAAGCGGAAACAGGCATTGCTTTTCGAGGGATATGTGGACGTCATTTCTGCATGGCAAGCGGGCTTCCCGCAGGGGATTGCTACCCTGGGAACGGCTCTGACCGAACAGCAAGCCAGAATGATTCGCCGCAATACGGAATCCGTCATCCTCTGCTATGACGGCGATGCAGCGGGGCAGGAAGCGACTGCCAAAGCCATCCAGCTTCTTCAACAGGCTGGAGTGGTCGTCCGAGTAGCTCCTTTGCCTCAGGGAAGTGATCCCGACGATTATATCAGGCAGCACGGAGCGGATGCATTTTCCCAGCAGGTTTTACTGCAAGCCATGCCGGTTACGGCATTTCGCTTGAAACATTTGCGGGCCAGACACGTAATACAGGATGAGACCGACCAGAAGCAATTTATTGAAAAGGCAATCGAGATTGTCAACGAGCTGGATAGTCCGGTCGAGCGTGACTTGTACTTGCGGCAGCTGGCCGAAGAGCATTCCTTGACTCTGGATGCGATCAAATGGGAGTCACGGAGACTTTACAAACAGCAAAAAAGTGAGCGACAAAGGGATAAAGTAACGCCACCATGGAATAATAGTATAAATAATGGCAAAGTTACGCTCGCAAAAACGCTACCGCCCGCTCACTATACAGCCGAGCGCATGCTTCTGGGCTACATGATGCGCCATCGGCATATTGCTGATCGGGTACAGGCGGAGTGTACCGGTTCATTTCAAGTCGATGAACACGATGCATTAGCCGCTTATTTGTACGCATATTTTGCAGAAGGACTACCGGAAGATCCGGGACAGTTTATACATTACCTGCAAGACGAAGAGTTAAAGCAACTAGCCTCGGGATTGGCCATGATGGAATGCAGAGACGACGTATCTGATCAGGAGATCGGGGACTACATCAAGCAAGTCAATCACTACCCGCAGCGCGCCGAGCTGGAGCGGTTGCGTGAAGAACAGCGAAGCCTTCACATGCAAGCAGCCGCAGCAGACAGCGAGGAAGCGCGAAGAGAACTGGAAATTCAAGCTGCCGTCGTAGGGATGAAGATTCTTGAATTGGAAAATGCTTTAAAAGAAGGGTAG
- a CDS encoding pyruvate, water dikinase regulatory protein, whose translation MDQQRQLIYVVSDSIGETAELVVRAVASQFDRFSIDVQKYPYIEDRESIDEIIASAREMSAMIVFTLVVPELKEYIVEQAKKHNIRTIDVMGPLLTTLQEILHEPPTGKPGLVRRLDEEYFRKVDAIEFAVKYDDGRDPRGLLRADVVLIGVSRTSKTPLSMYLANKRLKVANVPLVPEVEPPEELFQLPPERCIGLTINPEQLNGIRTERLKALGLTAQANYANLDRINEELAYSEKIMQRVGCPVIDVSNKAVEETANIILEMIRKTNLRKENK comes from the coding sequence ATGGATCAACAAAGACAGCTAATCTACGTGGTTTCAGACTCGATTGGCGAGACAGCGGAGCTGGTCGTTCGCGCTGTGGCCAGCCAGTTTGACCGCTTTTCCATCGACGTGCAGAAGTATCCATACATAGAAGACCGGGAGTCTATCGACGAAATCATCGCGTCGGCACGGGAAATGAGCGCGATGATCGTCTTTACGCTGGTCGTCCCCGAGCTGAAGGAGTACATCGTCGAACAGGCGAAAAAGCACAACATCCGCACGATCGATGTGATGGGCCCGCTGCTTACGACCTTGCAAGAGATCCTGCATGAGCCGCCGACAGGAAAGCCGGGACTGGTCCGCAGGCTGGACGAAGAGTATTTCCGCAAGGTAGACGCGATTGAATTCGCCGTCAAATACGATGACGGCCGGGACCCGCGCGGACTGCTGCGCGCCGATGTCGTCCTGATCGGCGTCTCCCGTACGTCCAAGACGCCGTTGTCGATGTATCTGGCCAACAAGCGGCTGAAGGTGGCCAATGTGCCGCTCGTGCCGGAGGTAGAACCGCCGGAAGAGCTGTTTCAGCTCCCGCCGGAGCGCTGCATCGGGCTGACGATCAACCCGGAGCAGCTCAACGGCATTCGCACCGAGAGGCTGAAGGCGCTCGGACTTACTGCTCAGGCCAATTACGCCAATCTCGACCGAATCAACGAAGAGTTGGCCTATTCCGAGAAAATCATGCAGAGGGTAGGCTGTCCCGTCATCGATGTCTCCAATAAAGCCGTGGAGGAGACAGCCAATATCATTCTGGAAATGATACGGAAAACCAATCTGCGCAAAGAAAATAAATAG
- a CDS encoding helix-turn-helix transcriptional regulator, producing MVIELTKRQEHIIQIVKDEGPITGEQIAERLNLTRATLRPDLSILTMSGYLEARPRVGYFYAGRPAGSVISERLHKLLVKDYKAMPIVVSESASAYDAIVTLFLEDVGTLFVVNQKGFLAGVLSRKDLLRASLGNKTLEDVPVGIIMTRMPNIVTCGPEETLYSAAKKLIDFQIDSLPVVRPGQGEDSKQWELMGRVTKTTIAKAFVELGSEPKV from the coding sequence TTGGTCATCGAACTTACCAAGCGACAAGAGCATATTATCCAGATCGTGAAGGATGAAGGGCCGATTACCGGTGAGCAGATCGCGGAAAGGCTGAATCTGACCCGTGCTACACTTCGCCCGGACTTATCCATCCTGACGATGTCAGGTTATTTGGAAGCCAGACCTCGCGTCGGTTATTTTTATGCGGGTCGACCGGCTGGCTCCGTCATTAGTGAACGGCTTCACAAGCTTCTCGTCAAAGACTACAAAGCGATGCCCATCGTCGTGTCGGAGTCCGCTTCTGCCTACGATGCCATTGTGACGCTGTTCCTGGAGGACGTTGGCACTCTTTTTGTCGTCAATCAAAAAGGCTTTCTCGCCGGAGTTCTCTCCCGGAAAGACCTTTTGCGCGCGTCGCTGGGCAACAAGACGCTGGAGGACGTGCCTGTAGGAATCATCATGACCCGGATGCCCAACATCGTAACCTGCGGGCCTGAGGAAACCCTGTACTCCGCCGCGAAAAAACTGATTGACTTTCAGATTGATTCGCTGCCTGTCGTTCGGCCGGGACAAGGAGAGGACAGCAAGCAGTGGGAGCTGATGGGGCGTGTGACGAAGACGACAATCGCCAAGGCCTTTGTAGAATTGGGCAGCGAACCGAAAGTGTAG
- the glyS gene encoding glycine--tRNA ligase subunit beta, translated as MSKRDFLLEIGTEEMPARFITGAALQLREKVEKWLEAERIPFDRIDSYETPRRLALLIHGLAEKQPDKNEEAKGPAKKIALDEAGNWSKAAQGFARSNGVDVEQLYFKEVNGVEYVYARKQEAGKETRTLLPALAEVIVSMNFPKNMRWGAHELKFVRPIRWLVALFGDELVEMEIAGVRTARMTRGHRFLGSQEIQLQAPAEYAAKLADQYVIVSSEERRKLIVEQIRRLEAENGWRIPIDQGLLDEVVHLVEYPTALFGTFEPAFLHIPREVLVTSMREHQRYFPVENESGQLLNHFVTVRNGDARALQNVAKGNEKVLRARLSDARFFYEEDQKLSIDSCLKRLETIVFHEELGTIGDKVRRVRKTADWIAAQLGVTAEAAKQADRIAEIAKFDLVTNMVGEFPELQGVMGEDYARKAGESETVARGVFEHYLPRHTGDHLPESDTGAIVSLADKLDTIAGCFTIGIVPTGSQDPYGLRRMAAGIVSILLDKGWTLPLESMWDAALTAYQEQGVAKRTSEETKKDLRDFFALRLKNVLQEAEVRYDVIDAVLSADWNILPTLVAKAKSLMAAVQTDEFKFTVEQFNRVANLAQKAESDLIDDALFAEDVERALYQAYLSVQQEISGIDEQDRVLAALATLRQPIQAFFDKVMVMAEDQAVRQNRLGLLLRLSRLINGYADFAKLVFA; from the coding sequence ATGAGTAAACGAGATTTTCTGCTGGAGATTGGTACGGAAGAGATGCCAGCCCGCTTTATTACAGGAGCGGCTCTGCAATTGCGGGAAAAGGTGGAAAAGTGGCTGGAGGCGGAGAGAATTCCGTTTGACCGGATCGATTCCTATGAAACGCCCCGGCGCCTGGCGCTTTTGATTCACGGACTGGCTGAGAAACAGCCGGACAAAAACGAAGAGGCAAAAGGACCGGCGAAAAAAATCGCGCTGGACGAAGCAGGCAACTGGTCCAAAGCGGCGCAAGGCTTTGCCCGCAGCAACGGGGTGGATGTGGAGCAGCTCTACTTCAAGGAAGTAAACGGCGTCGAGTACGTCTACGCCCGCAAACAGGAGGCAGGAAAAGAGACCCGCACGCTGCTGCCAGCCCTGGCGGAAGTCATCGTCTCGATGAACTTCCCGAAAAATATGCGCTGGGGCGCTCATGAGCTGAAATTTGTCCGTCCGATTCGCTGGCTGGTTGCGCTGTTCGGCGATGAGCTGGTGGAGATGGAGATTGCGGGCGTCCGCACAGCGCGCATGACCAGAGGCCATCGCTTCCTGGGCAGTCAGGAGATCCAGCTGCAAGCGCCGGCGGAGTATGCTGCGAAATTGGCGGATCAGTACGTGATCGTCAGCTCCGAGGAACGGCGCAAGCTGATCGTGGAGCAAATCCGCCGCCTGGAGGCGGAAAACGGCTGGCGCATCCCGATCGACCAGGGACTCCTCGATGAAGTCGTCCACCTGGTGGAATACCCGACAGCCTTGTTTGGCACATTCGAACCGGCGTTTTTGCACATCCCGCGCGAGGTTCTCGTCACCTCGATGCGTGAGCACCAGCGCTACTTCCCGGTGGAGAACGAAAGCGGCCAATTGCTGAACCACTTTGTGACCGTGCGCAACGGGGATGCCCGCGCCCTGCAGAATGTTGCCAAAGGGAATGAAAAAGTGCTGCGCGCGCGTCTGTCCGACGCCCGCTTCTTCTACGAGGAAGACCAGAAGCTCTCGATCGACAGCTGCCTGAAGCGGCTGGAGACGATTGTTTTCCACGAGGAACTGGGCACGATCGGGGACAAGGTTCGCCGCGTTCGCAAGACGGCAGACTGGATCGCCGCGCAGCTGGGTGTCACCGCCGAAGCGGCCAAACAGGCGGACCGGATCGCGGAAATCGCCAAGTTCGACCTGGTGACCAACATGGTCGGCGAATTCCCGGAACTGCAAGGGGTCATGGGCGAAGATTACGCACGCAAAGCAGGCGAAAGCGAAACCGTCGCGCGCGGCGTATTCGAGCATTATCTGCCTCGCCACACCGGCGACCACCTGCCTGAATCCGACACGGGCGCGATCGTCAGCCTGGCTGACAAGCTGGATACGATCGCCGGCTGCTTCACCATCGGCATCGTGCCGACCGGCTCCCAGGACCCGTACGGGCTGCGCCGGATGGCCGCGGGGATCGTGAGCATTCTGCTCGACAAGGGCTGGACGCTGCCTCTGGAGAGCATGTGGGATGCTGCGCTGACTGCCTACCAAGAGCAAGGCGTCGCCAAGCGGACGAGCGAAGAGACGAAAAAGGATCTGCGTGACTTCTTTGCGCTCCGTTTGAAAAATGTTCTCCAAGAGGCAGAGGTTCGCTACGATGTGATCGACGCGGTGCTGTCGGCCGACTGGAATATCCTTCCGACGCTGGTGGCTAAGGCAAAATCTTTGATGGCTGCCGTACAGACCGATGAGTTTAAATTTACCGTGGAACAGTTTAACCGCGTAGCGAACCTGGCGCAAAAAGCAGAGTCCGACCTGATCGACGATGCGCTGTTTGCGGAAGATGTCGAACGGGCCCTTTATCAGGCTTATCTCTCCGTCCAACAGGAGATCAGCGGCATCGACGAGCAGGATCGGGTGCTGGCTGCGCTGGCAACTCTGCGCCAACCAATCCAGGCTTTCTTTGATAAAGTGATGGTAATGGCAGAGGATCAAGCAGTCCGGCAAAACCGTCTGGGCCTCTTGCTCCGGCTCTCCCGCCTGATCAACGGGTATGCTGATTTTGCCAAGCTGGTTTTCGCCTGA
- the glyQ gene encoding glycine--tRNA ligase subunit alpha: MSMTFQDIILTLQNYWAKQNCAVVQPYDVEKGAGTLNPMTFLRSIGPEPWNVAYVEPSRRPADGRYGENPNRLYQHHQFQVIMKPSPDNIQELYLESLRLLGIDPLEHDIRFVEDNWEHPGLGAWGLGWEVWLDGMEITQFTYFQQVGGLECKPVAVELTYGLERLASYIQEKENVFDLEYVNGVTYGDVFLQPEYEHSKYTFELSDTEMLFNLYNTYEAEAKRLMKEHLVFPAYDYVLKCSHTFNLLDARGAISVTERTGYIARVRNLSREVAHTYLAERERLGFPLLKKTTDSQEGVGADE, translated from the coding sequence ATGAGCATGACTTTTCAAGACATCATTTTGACCTTGCAGAATTATTGGGCGAAACAAAACTGTGCCGTCGTCCAGCCCTATGACGTGGAAAAAGGGGCAGGTACGCTCAATCCGATGACATTTCTGCGCTCCATCGGTCCCGAGCCGTGGAATGTAGCTTATGTAGAGCCATCCCGCCGTCCCGCTGACGGCCGTTATGGAGAAAACCCCAATCGCCTGTACCAGCATCATCAGTTTCAGGTAATCATGAAGCCGTCGCCGGACAACATCCAGGAGCTGTACCTGGAGAGCCTGCGCCTGCTCGGCATCGATCCGCTGGAGCACGACATCCGTTTCGTCGAGGACAACTGGGAGCATCCCGGCCTCGGGGCATGGGGACTGGGCTGGGAGGTCTGGCTGGACGGCATGGAAATCACCCAGTTCACCTACTTCCAGCAGGTCGGCGGACTGGAGTGCAAGCCGGTGGCGGTCGAGCTTACCTACGGACTGGAGCGGCTGGCCTCCTACATCCAGGAGAAGGAGAATGTATTCGACCTGGAGTACGTAAACGGCGTGACTTACGGCGACGTCTTCCTGCAGCCGGAGTACGAGCATTCGAAATATACGTTTGAGCTGTCTGACACGGAGATGCTCTTCAACCTGTACAACACCTACGAAGCCGAAGCGAAGCGGCTGATGAAAGAGCATCTGGTTTTTCCGGCCTATGATTATGTGCTGAAATGCTCGCATACCTTTAACCTGCTGGATGCCAGAGGGGCGATCAGCGTGACCGAACGGACAGGCTATATCGCGCGGGTCCGCAACCTCTCCCGCGAAGTGGCCCACACCTATCTGGCCGAGCGCGAACGACTGGGCTTCCCATTGCTGAAAAAGACGACAGACAGCCAGGAAGGAGTGGGCGCAGATGAGTAA
- the recO gene encoding DNA repair protein RecO: MLVKWEGIVIRSVDYGESSKVVTLFTREKGKVAMMARGAKRAKSRLGAVSQLFTHGYYLCKTGPGSGMADLSQGEIVDSFRDLRQDLMATAYAAYIAELLDRLTEQEEANPFFFQLLHQLFHYIDEGRDAEILCRIFETKMLRVAGISPHLTDCSSCGREQEPYVISISQGGLLCPACRESDPYAIAVTPSVWKLLRLFQVFDLERLGEIELKPSTRSQLKHVLRRYYDEHLDLYLKSRSFLDQMERMNLSGGD; the protein is encoded by the coding sequence ATGCTTGTAAAATGGGAAGGAATTGTCATCCGCAGCGTGGACTATGGAGAGTCCAGCAAGGTGGTGACTCTGTTTACCCGGGAGAAGGGCAAGGTGGCGATGATGGCTCGCGGTGCAAAGCGGGCCAAAAGCCGTTTGGGCGCCGTCTCCCAACTTTTTACGCACGGCTATTACCTTTGCAAAACCGGACCGGGAAGCGGCATGGCCGATCTTTCGCAAGGGGAGATCGTCGATTCCTTTCGCGACCTTCGCCAGGATTTGATGGCGACGGCCTATGCCGCATACATAGCGGAGTTGTTGGATCGGCTGACCGAACAAGAGGAAGCCAACCCGTTCTTCTTTCAGCTGCTGCATCAACTGTTCCATTACATAGACGAAGGACGGGACGCGGAGATACTCTGCCGCATCTTCGAGACGAAAATGCTGCGCGTCGCCGGGATCTCGCCCCATTTGACAGATTGCTCCAGCTGCGGCCGGGAGCAAGAGCCGTATGTCATCAGCATCTCCCAAGGCGGGCTGCTCTGTCCCGCGTGCCGGGAGAGCGATCCGTATGCGATCGCGGTGACTCCCTCGGTCTGGAAGCTGCTCAGGCTGTTTCAGGTCTTTGATCTGGAGCGGCTGGGAGAGATTGAGCTGAAGCCCTCGACGCGCAGTCAGCTGAAGCATGTGCTGCGCCGCTACTACGATGAGCATCTGGATTTGTATCTGAAGAGTCGCTCCTTCCTGGATCAGATGGAGCGGATGAACCTCTCTGGGGGCGATTGA
- a CDS encoding YqzL family protein, whose amino-acid sequence MIKDFSWSYFASTGDIHAYLLYREHLQTSGAGEEAPFEFAQEELGDTHACL is encoded by the coding sequence TTGATCAAAGATTTTTCATGGAGTTATTTCGCCTCAACCGGTGATATCCATGCTTACCTCCTCTACAGAGAGCACCTTCAAACGTCGGGAGCCGGTGAGGAGGCCCCGTTTGAGTTCGCCCAGGAGGAATTGGGTGACACGCACGCATGCTTGTAA
- the era gene encoding GTPase Era: MDNRKTHTKFKSGFVSIVGRPNVGKSTLLNHVVGQKVAIMSNKPQTTRNKITAVYTTEEGQVIFLDTPGIHKPKSKLGDYMVSVAENTLNEVDLVLFVIDASEKRGAGDDYIIERLKQVKTPVFLVINKIDKVHPEELLPIIDEYRQLYPFKQIIPISAMEGNNTSALVQAIFAEMEEGPMFYPADQVTDHPERFVMAELIREKVLHLTREEVPHSIAVTIEEVKRGENGKTLYVYAAIYVERDSQKGILIGERGQMLKEIGKRARTDIERLLGEKVFLELWIKVKKDWRNQERMLRNFGFYNEE; encoded by the coding sequence GTGGATAATCGCAAGACCCATACAAAATTCAAATCGGGGTTTGTCTCCATCGTGGGGCGGCCCAATGTCGGAAAATCGACGCTGCTTAATCACGTCGTCGGCCAGAAGGTCGCGATCATGTCTAATAAACCGCAGACCACCCGCAACAAAATTACGGCGGTGTATACGACCGAGGAGGGTCAGGTGATCTTCCTCGATACCCCGGGGATTCACAAACCCAAGTCAAAGCTGGGCGACTACATGGTCTCTGTCGCCGAAAATACGCTCAATGAAGTAGATCTAGTGCTGTTTGTGATCGATGCCTCGGAAAAGCGGGGAGCCGGTGACGATTACATCATCGAGCGTCTCAAACAGGTTAAGACGCCGGTCTTTCTCGTCATCAACAAAATTGACAAGGTACACCCCGAAGAGCTGCTCCCGATCATCGACGAGTACCGCCAGCTCTACCCGTTCAAGCAGATCATCCCGATCTCGGCGATGGAGGGCAATAATACGAGCGCGCTGGTCCAGGCGATCTTTGCCGAGATGGAGGAAGGACCGATGTTTTACCCTGCCGACCAGGTGACCGATCACCCCGAGCGCTTCGTCATGGCAGAGCTGATCCGGGAGAAAGTGCTGCATTTGACCCGCGAAGAAGTTCCCCATTCGATCGCTGTGACGATCGAAGAGGTGAAGCGCGGCGAGAACGGAAAAACTCTGTATGTCTACGCAGCCATCTACGTGGAGCGGGACTCGCAGAAAGGGATTCTGATCGGCGAGAGAGGACAGATGCTCAAGGAGATCGGCAAGCGGGCGCGCACAGACATCGAGCGGTTGCTGGGGGAAAAGGTCTTCCTCGAATTGTGGATCAAAGTGAAAAAGGATTGGCGCAACCAGGAGCGCATGCTGCGCAACTTCGGCTTCTACAACGAAGAGTAG
- a CDS encoding cytidine deaminase, whose translation MDKQALVAKAMEARDRAYVPYSQFPVGAALLTDGGTVYLGCNIENASYPLTNCAERTALFKALSEGDKQYRAIAVVADTPDAVSPCGACRQVMAELCPPDMPVILANLQGKVVETTVSALLPGAFTKEDLRG comes from the coding sequence ATGGATAAACAAGCGCTTGTCGCCAAAGCCATGGAAGCGAGAGACCGAGCTTATGTGCCCTACTCGCAATTTCCCGTCGGAGCGGCGCTCCTGACGGATGGCGGGACGGTCTATCTCGGCTGCAATATTGAGAATGCCTCGTACCCGCTGACCAACTGTGCAGAGAGAACGGCACTGTTCAAGGCATTGTCCGAAGGAGACAAACAATACCGGGCGATTGCAGTCGTCGCCGATACGCCGGATGCCGTCTCGCCCTGCGGCGCTTGCCGCCAGGTCATGGCCGAGCTCTGCCCGCCGGACATGCCGGTGATTTTGGCCAACCTGCAAGGCAAGGTCGTGGAGACAACTGTATCTGCCCTGTTGCCCGGGGCGTTCACCAAGGAGGATTTACGTGGATAA
- a CDS encoding DUF502 domain-containing protein, giving the protein MPKLSGCLGSYRSHAGARGIYSTVQQVSQALVHERTSFKQVVLVEYPRPGVYTVGFLTGESQGGVLRFTGEEYVNVFLPKSPNPTNGWMALVPRREVTFLDMSIEDGLKFVISGGVVPPRMDAADREHNPISGKTVPRFSQKSE; this is encoded by the coding sequence TTGCCAAAATTGAGCGGCTGTTTGGGTTCATACCGGTCGCACGCGGGAGCACGCGGGATCTACTCTACGGTCCAGCAGGTATCGCAAGCGCTGGTCCATGAACGGACCAGCTTCAAACAGGTGGTCCTGGTGGAATACCCGCGGCCAGGGGTGTATACCGTCGGCTTTTTGACCGGCGAATCGCAGGGCGGGGTCCTGCGGTTTACCGGGGAGGAATACGTCAACGTCTTTCTGCCCAAATCGCCCAATCCGACCAACGGCTGGATGGCCCTGGTCCCTCGGCGAGAGGTGACCTTTCTGGACATGTCGATCGAGGATGGGCTGAAATTTGTCATCTCCGGCGGGGTCGTTCCACCCAGGATGGATGCGGCCGACCGGGAGCATAATCCAATATCAGGAAAAACGGTCCCCCGTTTTTCACAGAAGAGTGAGTGA